A stretch of the Siniperca chuatsi isolate FFG_IHB_CAS linkage group LG24, ASM2008510v1, whole genome shotgun sequence genome encodes the following:
- the LOC122871758 gene encoding uncharacterized protein LOC122871758, with protein MAKPGALLLLLAVAASQVDLLSAAVIVNSGVKNISSCPITFYGRKYSMLDVSFKDSSAVICFKEPATETPTDCVLIKDQLTVDRLDVNVFTAKTSPGSAIHLAVPNIKTTSDCAVQFYLQDGNLKSYIGVIFYSFGAQTVMASLTYSDVYTSATYSLNATVGSSSLGSWSFPKSSEVKYIDVSGCRISDAPFVVNSSYKKLNSENCTMQVCDASASLSPVSTCGALEVCLGNNKCVQPIPVCTVTGSTVIDFSGRVYSVPDRCVYGLMKPQKSSNFTLLAGFMERRRQDVPFLDHLILWLEDTGVNMYLEQGGRVRVKDQILTLSTTAQLVHGVELSKDQTGVTAKILSLNATVFFDGNTAHVAGPAGAVKGLCGSPTQASQTTTLSAEKSSSYSALGYNSVTTT; from the exons ATGGCGAAGCCGGGTGCTCTGCTTCTCCTTCTGGCAG TTGCTGCCAGCCAGGTTGACCTTCTGTCTGCTGCAGTTATTGTTAATTCTGGAGTGAAGAACATCAGCTCGTGTCCCATCACCTTTTATGGACGCAAATACTCCATGTTGGAT GTGTCGTTCAAAGATTCATCTGCTGTCATTTGTTTCAAAGAGCCCGCAACTGAAACTCCAACAGACTGTGTTTTGATAAAAGATCAGCTGACTGTGGACAGATTGGATGTGAACGTGTTTACTGCCAAAACAAGTCCTGGATCAGCCATTCATCTAGCTGTGCCAAACATCAAGACCACTTCAGACTGCGCTGTTCAATTTTACTTACAGGATGGAAATTTGAAATCATAT ATCGGTGTTATTTTCTACAGCTTTGGCGCACAAACAGTTATGGCAAGCCTGACATATTCTGATGTATATACTTCAGCTACTTAT AGCCTGAATGCAACGGTCGGTAGCTCATCTCTGGGTTCGTGGTCGTTTCCTAAATCTTCAGAAGTGAAATACATAGACGTGAGCGGATGCAGAATCTCAG ATGCCCCTTTTGTAGTCAATTCAAGTTACAAGAAGCTGAACTCAGAAAATTGCACCATGCAAGTCTGTGATGCGTCTGcatccctctctcctgtcaGTACATGTGGAGCCCTGGAGGTCTGCCTGGGCAACAACaa GTGCGTACAACCCATTCCCGTGTGCACTGTGACCGGCTCCACTGTCATCGATTTCTCCGGCAGAGTCTACTCTGTCCCGGACCGGTGTGTATACGGTCTGATGAAGCCTCAAAAAAGCTCGAATTTCACCCTATTGGCCGGTTTCATGGAGCGACGGCGTCAAGATGTGCCATTTTTGGACCACTTGATACTGTGGCTGGAAGATACAGGCGTAAACATGTACCTGGAACAAGGTGGAAGAGTTCGG GTTAAAGACCAAATACTAACGCTCAGCACCACGGCTCAGCTGGTCCACGGTGTGGAGCTCTCCAAGGACCAGACTGGAGTTACTGCCAAGATACTTTCCCTCAATGCGACTGTCTTTTTTGATGGCAACACCGCACATGTGGCAG GACCTGCTGGAGCTGTAAAGGGCTTGTGTGGCAGCCCCACTCAAGCCAGTCAGACCACCACCCTGAGTGCAGAGAAGTCCTCTTCTTACAGTGCACTCGGGTACAACTCAGTCACAACCACATGA